In Elusimicrobiaceae bacterium, the DNA window GCAGATTTGCCAAATAAGAGGAATAGATTTTTATGAACAATACCAAAGAAATCAAAACCGGCCGCCGCAAAACTTCTGTTGCGCAAGCCAAATTGGTAAAAGGTACCGGTGTTATCACTGTAAACGCCAAAGCCTTAGCTGACTACTTCAAAGGTCACGAAAAATTTCAAGCAACCGTAAAAGCCCCGCTCGTGATTACGAGCCTTGAAAAAGAATATGACGTCACTGCCAAAGTGCAGGGTGGCGGTATTTCTTCCCAAGCCGGTGCTTTGCGCCATGCTATCGCCCGCTCTATCGCTGAAATCAGCGAAGAACTGAAAAAGACCGTTAAAAAAGCCGGTTTCTTAACCCGCGACCCCAGAATGGTCGAAAGAAAGAAACCCGGTCAGCCGGGCGCCCGCAAACGCTTCCAATTCTCCAAACGTTAATCGTTGGGTTGTGGAACTTGCAGGAAAATGTTTTACGATATCCCGCTCTTTGCAGCGGGATATTTTTTTGGTTTTATAACGACTTCTTCGCTTGTTGGTTTCTTTTTGAGCACACGATTTCTTCTTACTTTTTCTCATTGCCGAAAAAGGTAAGCCTGGTGTTTTGTTTGCTAGCTTTTTTAGCAATGTAAAAAAGAACATTATCTCCGTCGGGGATAAAATAAACACTTGACAAATCGTTTTTTTTACAATTTTTTCAGACGGAAAAAATAGAAAAAAGGAGAGAAAAATGAAAAGAGGTTTTACTTTGATTGAGTTGTTGGTTGTGGTACTGATTATCGGCATATTGTCTGCAGTGGCATTGCCGCAGTATACCAAAGCTGTGGAAAAAAGTCGTATGACGGAAGCTTTGCAAAATATCAAAGTGATGGAAGACCAAC includes these proteins:
- the rpsI gene encoding 30S ribosomal protein S9 produces the protein MNNTKEIKTGRRKTSVAQAKLVKGTGVITVNAKALADYFKGHEKFQATVKAPLVITSLEKEYDVTAKVQGGGISSQAGALRHAIARSIAEISEELKKTVKKAGFLTRDPRMVERKKPGQPGARKRFQFSKR